A segment of the Cricetulus griseus strain 17A/GY chromosome 6, alternate assembly CriGri-PICRH-1.0, whole genome shotgun sequence genome:
CCCCCACATTTCCTTGGGCATTTGGTAAAAGGCATGTCCCCACCCATCACCACCTTTCTCTGTCCCCAGCTGCCTCAGGGTATGGCACCCAGAACATTCGACTGAGCCGGGATGCTGTGAAGGACTTTGACTGCTGCTGTCTCTCACTGCAGCCCTGTCATGACCCTGTGGTGACGTGAGTGGGGATGGGGCAGCAGGGCAGCTGGTGTGTGTGGGTTTAGCAGTCACTCAACCTTTCAGAGTGCAGCTCTCCAGAGACAGGCAGCCACTTCTCCACCATAGGTGGAGAGAGTGCGTGGTTAACAGCTGGGGCTAGGCTAGCCTGCAGCACGCTctgggttcattcccagcaccacagagaaCCAAGTGTGATGCACACCTGTTACCCAGCGCTCAGACAGTGCAGACAGGAGGGAGGGTCAGGATTTCAGGGCAAACCTCAGCTACAGAGCAATCTGAAGCTAACCTGAGCTGCAGAACACCATGTCCCAAAATGAAATGAGAAGAAATGGGCTGAAGTGAATACTGTGGAAGATATCTCCTAAGGTGTTTGGTGGCACCCAGGGTGGGGACAGACAAGTGGGTGGATGCGATGAAGCTCTGGCCCACGCTTCCCTCATCCCCTCTCTGCAGCCCAGACGGCTACCTGTATGAACGGGAGGCCATCCTGGAGTACATCCTGCACCAGAAGAAAGAGATTGCCCGGCAGATGAAGGTGATGGGAGCTGAGGAGAAGGGAAGAGCTCAGTGCAACCCTTTCTAGTCCAGAGGCCTTCAATGATGCTGGCCTCTGGGGTCCACCCTGCTCATCCTGCTCTAGGACCCTGTGATGACCCCCATGTCCCCCCCACAGCCTCTACTGTGTTTGTCGTGGACCACAGCCTGCAGGGGCACCTTCCTCTGCTCTCCTAGTGCCAGGCACTTGGCAGAGGCCTGTGTTGTAATGGACACCTTCCATGGGCCTCAGCCTTCTCGTGACATCAGAGGGCACCACAGAGCAAGTGAGAGACACAGATAAGACTTTTCTAGGTGCTTACTGTCTCCCAGCCCTGTCCCTCCAGGGGCAGGTGTCCTGGGTATCTAGGAGGTGTCCTTTATTTCTCACTGTCTGCCCCCTTCCTTCACAGCCTGGCTCTCTGGTACTCAGGACACActgagggtttgttttggttttgtttagggctagggatggaacccagggcctcacagacCAAGCGTTTGCCGTGCTACCCTGCTTGCCACTTCTGGCCTCAGTGTGCTCAGCACCCACTCCCCAGCCTCCATGTCCTCCCCATGCCCAGTGGCTGGCCAGGCTCTCCTTCGTCATGGTGCCCCTGCTGGAGGCCTTCATGGTTACTGTTGACACCTCACCTGTTCTGGTCACACAGGGCGAAGCATACTGTTCTGCTTACGGACTTCCATGTGGCCTGCTTTGAGCGCTCCGTGTGTGCCTATCAGATTCTAAGCACTTTAGAAACATTTCCGTGTGACTGGCGTTGTGACtgtttgtagagtgcttgcttagtgtgcatgaagccctaggcCCCACCCCCAACAGGCATGACCTGATGTGCTACATACATGACTTGATTGgtggaagatcaggagttcaaggtcacccttaattccgggctagcctgggctacatgaacccCTGTCTCACCTTGAGTAGGCCCTCTCATTAGGAGGACTGTGAGCCCCACAATGTGGGTAAGAAACCAAGGATGCAGAAATGCCAGGGCCACCTTAGACAGTACACACAAAAGCATCCAATGTGGCCAGCGCAGCTCAGCGCCATCCACCCACTGGTGGATGCTGAGCCAGGCACCTCTTCCCCCAGGCCTatgagaagcagagaggagccCGGAGGGAAGAGCAGAAACAGCTTCAAAGAGCTGCAGCACAGGACCAAGTTCGAGGCTTCCTGGAGAAGGAGGCAGCCATCGTGAGCCGGCCCCTCAACCCCTTCATGCCTAAGGCTGCCCCTCTACCCAACACAGGTGACAGGGAACCGCCTGCCCTTGGCCAGGGGTCTTCAGGAGGGTTTCCTGAATTGTATACCCCAGCTTTTCCCTCCTATAGATGGTGAGCAGCCAGGGCCCAGTTCAGGTCCACCTGGCAAGGACAAGGACAAAGCGCTGCCCAGCTTCTGGATCCCCTCACTGACACCTGAGGCAAAGGCCACCAAGCTGGAAAAACCAGTGAGCTCCCAGTGTCCCAGTGCCCCAGCCTCCTGCCCCTTATGCCCTTTGCGTGGTGACCCTGGCCTTCCCTCTCCCCTGCTGACCCTGCCTCTGCCCGTAGTCCCGCACCGTCACCTGCCCGATGTCTGGGAAACCGCTACGCATGTCAGACCTGACGCCAGTACGCTTTACGCAGCTGGACGATTCCGTGGACCGCGTGGGGCTCATCACACGCAGTGAGCgctatgtgtgtgcagtgaccCGAGACAGCCTGAGCAATGCCACACCATGTGCAGTGCTGCGGCCTTCGTGAGTAGGGTTGGGGAGAAGAGGCTGGAGGAACCCCGAGATGCCACAGGGCTGATCTCTGTGCCGTCTCCACTGCAGGGGGGCTGTGGTCACTCTGGAGTGCGTGGAGAAACTGATCCGGAAGGACATGGTAGACCCTGTGAATGGGGACACATTGACAGAGCGGGACATCATTGTGCTGCAGCGGGTGAGTTACCAGCACCCCTGCCCTAGCCTGCACTGCAGCCTGCTCGCTAGTGCACCCggccctccccacccctgccctagCCTGCACTGCAGCCTGCTCACTAGTGCACCTGGCCCTCCACCCCCACACGACTCCCCCCTCCACACACTCCTAGTTCCCCGCAGcccttgctgttttctttctcctgctcCACCCCATTTTCCTGTGCTGTCTCCCATCCTGGGACTCCTCCCGCTATGTCAGAGAGCCCCACCTGTGCAGTCTCTCCTGTGTCTCGGGCCCTCCGTCCCCTGCCCTGTGACTTACTGTCTTCCTACCGGACATAAGAACCACTACTGTTTCCTGGGGCCCCGCCCATCAGGCTCCTCCAGcttgctctttttttccttcctctctagGGTGGCACAGGTTTTGCGGGCTCAGGAGTGAAGCTACAGGCAGAAATGTCCCGGCCAGTGATGCAGGCCTGAGCCATAACCTAATAAACCTGCCTGTGAGTGGACTGAGTGTCTGGAGCCTCCCTGTGGGCAGGAGCTTCAGAAAGAGTTGTAATCGCATTACAGGGTACCCCAGCCTGAGCCCTTGGCTCCTGGAAGCTGACTCTGTCACTTTTTACCACGCAGGAACCCTGGCGACAGGAGCCTGGCAATCTAGTTTCCTCCAGCCTCAGTAAGGATCTGGGAGAGGGCACTCTGCCCAGGAAGTGCAGGGGTTCAGGGCATAACACACCCCCCAGGCCAGCTACCTGAAGAGACCCCTAGACATGGACCTGCCCACCATGTGCCCTTAGGGATCCCTTGCAGACCCAGCACACTGGCACATACAGTCCTGCCCTCACCTCCTTCCCCAGAGAACATCTCTCAAGAATCCCAACTTCcagatgggtggtggtgatggcggcacaggcctttaattctagcacttgggaggcagaggcagatggatctctgattcaaggccagcctggtctccagagagagttccaggacagctggaactacacactgaaaccctgtcttggaaaaccaaaaaaaaaagaaccccaagTCCCCTGAGTATTTCCAGCTTACCTACACCTCCCCTAGCCCCTAAACTTGTTCAAAAGTGATACAGAGTACCTCCAGATCCACACAAAACTTaaggcttccttcttcctttccattttttattggGAAGGGCACACACAGGCGAGTGTTCAAGAGTTCCtgtcttttaattaaaaagcaaaagttggtgatgtgtgtctgtggggagggtttgtgtgtgtgcgttcaAAGCCTACACAAGCCTAGTGACCTGTAGGACCCCCTGGGCTGAAGTTACTGGCAGTTTTAAACAGTTTGGTTTCGATGCTGGGACctgcgagtgctcttaaccattgagccatgtgCAGCCCCAAGTATCTCATCCCAAGGAAAGTGTGTCAGCCCATGCTTTCACCccaacactgggggggggggcgctgaagcaggaggattgctccaAATTTTAgcctagcctgtgctacataagactggctcatgcctttaatctcagcacttgagaggcatgcctggtctacagagctagctcaaGGACAAccaaggccacacaaagaaaccttgtctggaaaaaacaaagacCTTGGCTGTGCAGTGATGAATGTGGTAAAAGATGTTTTTTAGTATGTGGCTTTATAATTTCACATCCTGGAAGTCTGTTGCcaatatttaaagataaaatgtattcctggcatggtggtatgtgcctgtaatcttgatcctcctgcctttcacTGCCAACATCTCACGTTACCAGCGTGCATCCAGACACCCAGATCTTTTCTATGTGCATAATTCACTGCTTTGTGTATTATTGTGATAGATGCTGTCAACCAACCTCCCAAAAATTCGGAGGGCATCTTGGCCTACTAGTAAATCTGTCCAATTGTAACCACTAGAGGGCAGAATGCCACCACCATTGAAAGTCTGAAAACAGGATTTGAATTCCAGCACtcccagaaacaaagcaaagacagACTGGATAGAGAAGAGTGGCTGGAGCTAGGAAGATGGTTCAGAGTGCAGAGGCCTGAGGACTTGAATTTAGATCCccggggcttgctggccagccacacCATCCTGTCCTAGGTTCAGCGAGAGACCTCTTAACAAGTAGTGTAGACAGGCGTTCAAGAAGACACCCAGCAttgtcctctggctctcacacgGGGACACATACAATAGAGACAAACCTAAAGTGAACAGAAAGAGCACACTCGGGAAGTTTGGAAAATGCAAAACAACTGGGGAGTTTCCCATATGCTGCTTTTAGCTTGGGACAGAGTCAGGCCTCGCCAAGAGTGACTGCCAAATGCCAGTGGAGATCCAAGCCAGGCCTGGCaatacacacctgtcatcccgGAATTCCAGAGTCTGAAGCAAGAGGATTCCTTCAGATTCGAGACCAgctgagaagggagggggagaggtggGATGACAGAAGAAAGCGGGGCAGGGGGACACCCCAACCCCAACCGTGTTCACTAAATTCTAGCTGAACCCAGTTGAACCACGGGTTTTGCATGGGGTTCACTCCATGAAGTCCAACAGGGCCTTAAAAGCCTGGACTGAGATCTAGGAGAAAGCTGCTGGTACAGTTTGAGTTGCATGGAGTCAATTAGCTTAGAGAGAAGGAATGTGGGAGCTGGGGAAATgtctctgcagttaagagcactggctgctcttccagaggctccaCAAGGCCAGGGCACTCCACAGCCACTTGTGGCTCCCAGAGGctactgcatgcatgtggggcaGACACGGGCCAGACATGTACATGTAATTttacaaatagaaagaaaaatagttttcttctgAAAACAGACTTCTGAAGAATAAAATAGACAGCTACTACTGTCTATCTAAGATGGAGTAATCTAGTGAGGAACTGGGGTATCCTTAGAGGGTAGAGAAGCTGGGTGCTAACCCTGGTAACCCCTACTCAATGCTGTGATAAACCCATTGCATTGTTTGATAACTAGTTAACaagtacaacaacaacaaaacccctagATCACCGATATCCAAGTGGTGGAAAGAGAGGAATTCTGGGATTCTGCGCATGCACAAAACATTTAATAAACAAACTGCTTTTGAGTTGTACTTTGCATAAGCGAACAAATGTCCTGCGGGcagctggattttctttttttcttattattcattttacataccatccacagctcctcctccctctttcccccttccccaaACCCGCCCGCCATCTACTctgaaagggtaaggcctcccatcaGGAGTCACACAGACTGGGAAGTTCAGTTGAGACgggaccaagcccctcctccctgcatcgtggctgagcaaggcatcccatcagatggaatgggctccaaaaagcccagCTGGCTTTTGTTTCCCCCCACAGGTTGAACCCCTCTGAGAAGTAGCCCCCAGACCAAGAGCATGTGACTTTCCCAATCCCTAAGTTCTTCTGGCGCAATCCCAGTACTGGCCACCAGGGGGCGATCAAGCCATCCAGTTCCTTGCTAAGTAATTGTGCTCTGGAGTACATAGCCTGAGCCAAAGCCAATGAGATTTCTACCAGGCACTTGGTGTCTCCGAGGTCCCTTAATTCGGACTGTATGTTGAAGCACTTGCGATGCCACCACTTTTTCTGCAGAGAGTGCCGTAGAAGTTTTACAGTTTGGAGTCTTTTAGGAAGGCACTGGTAGCCTGGCGgtcgtggtggcacacgcctttaatcccagcactctggaggcagaggcagacagctctctgtgagttcaagaccagcctggtctacaaagctacacagagaatccctgcctcggggaaaaaaaaagaaaaagaaaagcacaggcATGGACCTCATTGCATGGTGGTGGTCCAAGTCTTTtcatccctgcactcaggaagcagaggcaggtggttctgagtttgaggccagtctggtctatagaggtccaggagagccaggaccacacagtgaaaaccccgtctcaaaaaaaaaaaaaacaaaaaaaaagttaaaaaaaaaaaagattctgggTTCAACCTCAGGTAAGCAGGATTAGTAGCAAGTGCCTTCCTCCATGCGCTGGCTAGTTCTGTTTACACAAGCGAGGGACCTTTGGGAGGAAG
Coding sequences within it:
- the Nosip gene encoding nitric oxide synthase-interacting protein isoform X1, which gives rise to MTRHGKNCTAGAVYTYHEKKKDTAASGYGTQNIRLSRDAVKDFDCCCLSLQPCHDPVVTPDGYLYEREAILEYILHQKKEIARQMKAYEKQRGARREEQKQLQRAAAQDQVRGFLEKEAAIVSRPLNPFMPKAAPLPNTDGEQPGPSSGPPGKDKDKALPSFWIPSLTPEAKATKLEKPSRTVTCPMSGKPLRMSDLTPVRFTQLDDSVDRVGLITRSERYVCAVTRDSLSNATPCAVLRPSGAVVTLECVEKLIRKDMVDPVNGDTLTERDIIVLQRGGTGFAGSGVKLQAEMSRPVMQA
- the Nosip gene encoding nitric oxide synthase-interacting protein isoform X2, with translation MTRHGKNCTAGAVYTYHEKKKDTAASGYGTQNIRLSRDAVKDFDCCCLSLQPCHDPVVTPDGYLYEREAILEYILHQKKEIARQMKAYEKQRGARREEQKQLQRAAAQDQVRGFLEKEAAIVSRPLNPFMPKAAPLPNTDGEQPGPSSGPPGKDKDKALPSFWIPSLTPEAKATKLEKPLDDSVDRVGLITRSERYVCAVTRDSLSNATPCAVLRPSGAVVTLECVEKLIRKDMVDPVNGDTLTERDIIVLQRGGTGFAGSGVKLQAEMSRPVMQA